From Parasteatoda tepidariorum isolate YZ-2023 chromosome 1, CAS_Ptep_4.0, whole genome shotgun sequence, one genomic window encodes:
- the LOC107452654 gene encoding ribonuclease P protein subunit p29: protein MAGKKFEKGKNRATSSLPPSILKLSDKIGLRKVPDDYIKSFLKEILPNSSYKLDDYKQYIFSFDKFKKRNKAIQRKKRKTLLNAHEQRELAIFKLDPNATKFQNFIPINELWKQYMKNMLELKESLPSDLSNVHIKLAKADYHGCMIVVASSICPHYVGIRGIVIQETKNVFRIITPEDKVKTVPKKGSIFCFTLGENVFKIYGDNFMKLPYERMKKFKRQFVVDP, encoded by the exons atggccggaaagaaatttgaaaaaggaaaaaatcggGCTAcaa GCTCTCTTCCGCcgtcaattttaaaacttagtgaCAAAATAGGTCTGAGG AAAGTGCCAGATGattatattaaatcttttttgaaggaaatattgCCAAACTCTTCTTACAAATTAGATGATtacaaacaatatatttttagttttgataaatttaagaaaagaaacaaagctATTCAacggaagaaaagaaaaactttattgaaTGCGCATGAACAACGTGAATTGGCCATTTTTAAATTGGATCCCAATGCAACAAA attcCAGAACTTCATTCCTATTAATGAATTATGGAAGcagtatatgaaaaatatgttggaATTAAAAGA atCTTTACCTAGTGATTTATCCAATGTACATATCAAACTTGCTAAAGCTGATTATCATGGATGTATGATAGTAGTAGCATCATCTATTTGCCCACATTATGTTGGTATTCGTGGTATTGTGatacaagaaacaaaaaatgttttcaggATTATTACACCAGaagataaagtaaaaa CTGTACCGAAAAAAGGTAGCATCTTTTGTTTCACATTAGgagaaaatgtattcaaaatttatggtgacaattttatgaaactacCATATGAAAGAATGAAGAAGTTTAAAAGACAATTTGTTGTAGACCCTTAG